The nucleotide window TCATTTGCCGTTGCAAAAAAGCACATCGCTAGGGTAGAAGGTAATAGAATTTTTATTGGCGATCACATTGTACCTATTGGTAAGCTATATAAAACAAATATTAATCAACTTTTTAAATAATCTTTAAGATTCATTTAAAAAATTTGTGCTTCAGTAAAACTATTTTAATTCGTGAAAAAATCGAAAATATTACTCAAAGCACCTGTTTTTGCTTTAAAGAATTCAGTATAAGTACATTTTTTATTTTGTACATCAAATATTTTCGACAACGTACCACCTGTGGCTCTCATTTCTCCAATTTCATAAGTGGCATTATCACACTTCGGACATTTGTATTTCATAGTTTTATATTTTTTGAGTTGATACTATATGGCTGTAAAATATTAACGCTATTATTCATTGCCTTTTATTTTAAAAACTTAAATCGAGGTCTATATATCACCTCTTTTTCATTGTTTATTCTAAGTGTGTTGATCAATATTAAAATTAAATTGGCGACATACAAAAAGCCAATAACTATAAAAAATGTACTTAACGTTATTTGGTCTGTGAGTCCAATTTTTGATATGATGAAAAATACTAGAGGGATAAAAAATAACAGTATGGTCCACGTGATTTCGAAATTGATTAAATCTTTACCCAGCTTATCACTGTTTTTTATCTTACCTTTTTTTGATGTCCAAAGTATAAATGGAATTAAAATTCCTAATAATGGAAAAAACAGAAATGTTAACGCAGATAAATTGAGATATATTAAATATTTTTTATCTTCTTTTACTGACCAATCTATCAATTCATCTGGAATCACATTTAAGGCATTTGCTAAACGTTTTAACGACTCACCTGTTGGGTTAGATTCCCCCTTTTCTATTCTTTGTATCGTTCTTAAACTCAATCCAGATTCTTCAGCCAGAAATTCTTGAGACATTCCTCTTTGGTTTCTTAATTCTTTTACTCTTAAAGCTAAATAATTTTTATCCATTTTATAAAGATTTATTTTGAGTGATTGTTTTTCTGTATCTCATTATTGCTATCGTTATTGTGCCTAACAAAAATGCAGGAATCAACTGAACTAATGAACCATAAATTACATGATTCAATAAGGCATCACCAAAACTATCATAATACAGTCCATAATGGGTGCCAATTTCCCACTTTGTATCTATCCACCAAAGTATAGCTACTGGAATTCTAGAAATTGGAGAAAAAATAATCAAACTTAATAAAATGATTTGATAAGGTTTTTTCTCGTTAAACGTTTTAATACCTAAATATATGGCAAATCCTAAGGTAAGCCAAAGTAAACCAATTATAAAAATGGCATTCTCTGGTAATCCTATCAATTCTAAAGTATATCTTATTGGTGATAGAAATAATGATATTATTACAGGTACTTTTGCAAAATGTATCGCCTGTCGCAAAGTAGTTTTTTCGTTATTTTCCATATTAATTCTTTTTAGCAGTGATTTTACGACCAGATTGATTCATAGTTAAACTAATAACCTTCCCCTTTTCATTTGTATTAAAAGTGATTTCTGCATCTACAATTTTTACAAAAAAATGATTTTGAGTTTCGGCAAATAATTCGACCTTCTTGGTTTGACCTGGAGCTAATAAGTATAATTGATTTGTGTTATCCAATCCTATAGTAAGGTTTACATTTGGTTTAACCTCATAAGTACCTGTATAGTCACTTAATATTTCTGAAGGTACATCAATTGATTTTCTCTCAGGTTGATTATTCTCAACCTCTGTTATTTTATTATCGGGTAGATTTACAAATAATTCAGCAACTTGTTTCGCCACGTTATTTACATTCTTACAATTACAGTTGGTTAATGCAGTTATATACAGTTTCTCTTTAGGTAAAAACAGCGCAATACTGGTAAACCCCTTCGTGCTTCCTGTGTGGGCAATTACAGGAGAATTTCCCAGTTTTGAAAATCGAAAACCATATCCATAAAGTACTCTTTTTCCACTGTTTAATAAGGTTGGTGTCATAGCTTGTTTTATACTAGAAGCTTTTAAAAGTGTGTTTGAAAGTAATGCATTTTGCCATTTTAAAAGGTCCTCTGTGGTAGATAAAATAGCTCCTGCGGAATACGCTAAAGACAAATTTATATAATCTGATTTTACAAAATCATTTTGTTCAATGATATAACCCTTAGTAAGGTTGGGAATAACTTGTTTCATATCTCCACAGGATGAATTCTTCATTCCTATTTTATCAAAAATATTTTGTTCTATAAAATCACTGTAAGGTTGTCCAGAAACGATTTCAATAATTCGCCCTAGTAAAATATAGCCTGCATTACTGTATTTAAAACGCTCTCCTGGTTTGAATTCTAAAGGTTCATCTTTAAAATATGCAATAAGTTCTGTAGGTGACATATTAGTTTTAGAAATAAAACCCTTGTCACCAACAGGTGTTCTGTTTTTTATTCCCGAAGTATGGTTTAATAGATGATGAATGGTAATGTCTTTTCCAATTTCAGCATATTCAGAAATGTATTTTCCAATTTTATCCTCAACACTTAACTTACCTTGTTCTTCTAGCATTAAAATAGAAATCGCAGTAAATTGTTTTGTTATAGAGCCAATTTGAAAGACACTATTAGTTTCTAAAGGAGTGTTTAATTCTAAATTAGATTTTCCAAAAGCTTTACTATAAATGGCTTTTCTATCTTTGGCTACTAAAACTGAAATTCCTGGTTCTTTAGAACTGTAAGTTGATGAAACTACAGCATCAATTTTAGATTGATAGCTTTGGCTAAACCCAATATATGTAATAAAAAAGAAAAGGATACTTGTAAAATAATTGTTCATGTGTTTGTATTAAATATTTCGTTTACAAAATTAAATACAATACCCATAGACACTAGCGCCAAACTTATGACATCTTTATGACATCTGTGGTAATTACCTGAAATAATAGTACATGTGGACTTTATTTTAATGAGTAAGTAGAGTTTTTATAGTTTTTAAAGAGAGTTCCATATAGGTAAAGAAATACTACTGTTTCCTGTAAAAGTTATTGTAACTACTGCTTATAGTGAGTTTGTCATTGATGGTTATGAATTAAATATTGTCGATTATTTATTAGAACCGTTTAGTTTTGAGCGGTTTTTAAGTGCTATTAATAAAGTGACCTCTTCTGATACCAGTACAATAAGAAAAGAAAGTAAAGAGACTATAAAACCTGAAGGACAACATATTTTTTTAAAACAGAATAATAGTCATATTCAGGTAGATGTAGATGATATTCTATTTATTGAAGCTTCTGGTAATTATACTAAAGTTGTTACAAGCAATGAAACCATAAGCATTCGAGAAAAAATATCGGATACCATCCAATTGCTTTCTGACAATGATTTCATGCAAGTTCATAAATCATTTGCCGTTGCAAAAAAACACATCGTTAAGGTAGAAGGTAATAGAATTTTTATTGGCGATCACATTGTACCTATTGGTAAGCTATATAAAACAAATATTAACCAATTATTGAGGTAAATTGCTATTGCCATGTCAATATATAATCTAGTCTGAAAATTCATGAGGATTTTCATGAGTAGGTGAGTACTAGCAATGAATTATTCAAGAGGTTACTACACGTATTTTATATCTTATTTCAGATGTCCTATTACCCAATTTTTTATTTCATTCAATGCTGTTGGGGAAAATGTTTGTTCTATTTTTCTATATTCATCCATCTTTCCAGTTTCACACTCCTGAAAGAAGTGGTTTAAGTTTTCCAATTCTACTATTTTATAATCTTTATTCTTGCCTTTGATTAATGCATTTCTTATGCCTTCTTGATTTATTTTTGCATTTACTTGCGTGTCTTTACTGCCATTTAATGACAACACTGGGATTTTTAATTTTTCAATTTCATCAGCAGGATTGTATTGTAAAAAATAGCGTGACCAAGGTTGTAAACTTGTTTTAAGTTGGCTTTCTATAAATGTATTGATATTCTTTTCTGGTACGTTTAATGATGTTAAAATGGGTCTTAAAAAATCATTATAATGTTTAGTTAATTCCTTTTTAATTTCCGATTCCCCCTTATTAGAGATTACAATTGCAATCGCTTTTCTGGTGTTTTTTTCATAAGCCACCTCATCTTTAACAGGAAATTCTCTCAATATTTTAGATTGCATTACAGATAGTTCTGTTCCCGAAATTCCGGTAGAAGCTAATAACACCATAAAAGCGACATCTTTAGAGTTGTTAGCCGCTAGAGGTGCGATAATACCACCTTCACTATGACCAATCAAACCTATATTTTTAATATCTACATCGTTTCTAGTTTTTAAGTATGCGATGGCACTCAAAACGTCTTTGGAAAAATCTTCTGTGGTTGCTTTACCAAAATTTCCTGTAGATTCACCAACTCCACGATCATCAAAACGCAATACGCCAATGCCTTGTCTTGTTAAATAATCTGATAATACTAAAAAAGGTTTGTGTCCCATAAAACTTTCATCTCTGTCTTGTGGACCACTTCCGCTAATTAAAATTACTACTGGAAATTTTCCGTTTTTATTGGGTAAGGTTAAAGTACCTGCTAATGTTATGTTGGCTTCATTATTTTTAAAAATGACTTCTTCTTCATAATAAGGGTAGGGTTTTACAGGTTCCTGCGGCCGTTTCGAATCTTCTATTTTTATAGTTCCTTTTTTTAAGTTTATGACCATTTCTATGCCACCTTCCTTGTAAATACCTTCAAATTGTTGTGCTTCAGTATTAAAAACTCCTGTATAGTTCATTCCAACATTAGAGCCATCAATAATTAGCTTTCCATTTGTAAAAGTTGTAGCTGATGGTTTGATGCCAGCAATTCTAAACGTTGGAACATCCATAGTAGTTGAATACGTAGCGTTTTCTTGTTTTATATTAAAAACAAAAGTGATTTCTTTATCGCCTCTTTTGGTTGTTCCGTTCCAATGTCCTGAAATATCTTGAGAACGTGCACTAGTAATGGCGAGTAAATTTAAAAGTATGATAATTGTTAATGTTTTCATGTTCGTTAAATTTTGATTGATGATGTCTAGGCCAAATTTTCGTTAGCCTTGTGGTATTAAAAAATAGTATTACTAATTTAGTAATCGAAGCTATTTGAAGAGAGATTTAGTTAGATTTACATTAGAGCACGTTTCCAGCGTCTTTAGCTTGAGCATCCTTACGGCGACCTATTAATGCGCCAATAAATAGTCCCATACAAATGCCAACGGAAATCCCTAAAGACCTTTCAAAACGCTCACCTATTAGAATTCCAGCTATAACTCCGA belongs to Polaribacter dokdonensis and includes:
- a CDS encoding zinc ribbon domain-containing protein encodes the protein MKYKCPKCDNATYEIGEMRATGGTLSKIFDVQNKKCTYTEFFKAKTGALSNIFDFFTN
- a CDS encoding helix-turn-helix domain-containing protein, which encodes MDKNYLALRVKELRNQRGMSQEFLAEESGLSLRTIQRIEKGESNPTGESLKRLANALNVIPDELIDWSVKEDKKYLIYLNLSALTFLFFPLLGILIPFILWTSKKGKIKNSDKLGKDLINFEITWTILLFFIPLVFFIISKIGLTDQITLSTFFIVIGFLYVANLILILINTLRINNEKEVIYRPRFKFLK
- a CDS encoding serine hydrolase, with translation MNNYFTSILFFFITYIGFSQSYQSKIDAVVSSTYSSKEPGISVLVAKDRKAIYSKAFGKSNLELNTPLETNSVFQIGSITKQFTAISILMLEEQGKLSVEDKIGKYISEYAEIGKDITIHHLLNHTSGIKNRTPVGDKGFISKTNMSPTELIAYFKDEPLEFKPGERFKYSNAGYILLGRIIEIVSGQPYSDFIEQNIFDKIGMKNSSCGDMKQVIPNLTKGYIIEQNDFVKSDYINLSLAYSAGAILSTTEDLLKWQNALLSNTLLKASSIKQAMTPTLLNSGKRVLYGYGFRFSKLGNSPVIAHTGSTKGFTSIALFLPKEKLYITALTNCNCKNVNNVAKQVAELFVNLPDNKITEVENNQPERKSIDVPSEILSDYTGTYEVKPNVNLTIGLDNTNQLYLLAPGQTKKVELFAETQNHFFVKIVDAEITFNTNEKGKVISLTMNQSGRKITAKKN
- a CDS encoding LytR/AlgR family response regulator transcription factor, whose product is MTSSDTSTIRKESKETIKPEGQHIFLKQNNSHIQVDVDDILFIEASGNYTKVVTSNETISIREKISDTIQLLSDNDFMQVHKSFAVAKKHIVKVEGNRIFIGDHIVPIGKLYKTNINQLLR
- a CDS encoding alpha/beta hydrolase family protein produces the protein MKTLTIIILLNLLAITSARSQDISGHWNGTTKRGDKEITFVFNIKQENATYSTTMDVPTFRIAGIKPSATTFTNGKLIIDGSNVGMNYTGVFNTEAQQFEGIYKEGGIEMVINLKKGTIKIEDSKRPQEPVKPYPYYEEEVIFKNNEANITLAGTLTLPNKNGKFPVVILISGSGPQDRDESFMGHKPFLVLSDYLTRQGIGVLRFDDRGVGESTGNFGKATTEDFSKDVLSAIAYLKTRNDVDIKNIGLIGHSEGGIIAPLAANNSKDVAFMVLLASTGISGTELSVMQSKILREFPVKDEVAYEKNTRKAIAIVISNKGESEIKKELTKHYNDFLRPILTSLNVPEKNINTFIESQLKTSLQPWSRYFLQYNPADEIEKLKIPVLSLNGSKDTQVNAKINQEGIRNALIKGKNKDYKIVELENLNHFFQECETGKMDEYRKIEQTFSPTALNEIKNWVIGHLK